A stretch of Brassica rapa cultivar Chiifu-401-42 chromosome A08, CAAS_Brap_v3.01, whole genome shotgun sequence DNA encodes these proteins:
- the LOC103835240 gene encoding glucan endo-1,3-beta-glucosidase 11, translated as MSKMFSRIAMTNYVVVLLLSLTSLEHGLLFQRVSSLGINYGQVGDNLPPPDKVIQLLGSLHINKTRIYDTNPKVLSSFANSNIELFVTVENQMLPSLVDPQQALQWVTSRIKPFFPATKIGGIAVGNELYTDDDSSLIGYLVPAMTSIHAALVQTGLDKYIQVSTPNSLSVLQESYPPSAGCFRRQVTGVMTQLLSFLHSTKSPFWINAYPYFAYKDSPTKIPLDYVLFNPNPGMVDPYTKYHYDNMLYAQVDAVIFAMARLGFKDIEVGVSETGWPSKGDGDEVGATVANAAVYNKNLLKRQLQSEGTPLRKNMGLDVYLFALFNEDLKPGPTSERNYGLYQPDETMAYNVGLLSSSQSSTSSTNSIVSLTSSASTDITRGMQRLIYFMCIYMLAIHMLIRRRY; from the exons ATGTCTAAAATGTTTAGCAGAATTGCAATGACCAACTATGTTGTTGTGCTTCTTCTTTCCTTAACATCCTTAG AACATGGATTATTGTTTCAAAGGGTGTCCTCTCTTGGCATAAACTACGGTCAAGTCGGCGACAATCTTCCTCCACCAGACAAAGTTATACAACTCTTGGGCTCACTCCATATCAACAAGACAAGAATATACGACACAAACCCTAAAGTCTTAAGCTCATTCGCCAATTCTAACATCGAGCTCTTCGTCACTGTCGAAAACCAGATGCTTCCCAGTTTAGTCGACCCTCAACAAGCTCTCCAATGGGTCACGTCCCGCATCAAACCCTTCTTTCCGGCCACTAAGATCGGCGGTATTGCTGTTGGAAACGAACTATACACCGACGACGACTCGAGCCTCATAGG GTATCTTGTACCCGCAATGACGAGCATTCATGCAGCTCTCGTCCAAACTGGTCTAGACAAGTACATTCAAGTATCTACTCCGAATTCACTATCAGTCCTTCAAGAATCTTACCCTCCCTCCGCCGGATGTTTCAGGCGGCAAGTCACCGGCGTAATGACGCAGCTTCTAAGCTTCTTGCATAGCACGAAATCCCCTTTTTGGATCAATGCTTACCCTTACTTCGCTTACAAGGATTCCCCAACAAAGATCCCATTAGATTACGTTCTCTTCAACCCTAACCCTGGAATGGTTGACCCCTACACCAAGTATCACTACGACAACATGCTCTATGCTCAAGTAGACGCTGTGATCTTCGCCATGGCAAGGCTTGGCTTCAAAGATATCGAGGTTGGGGTCTCAGAGACTGGTTGGCCGTCTAAAGGTGACGGAGATGAGGTTGGAGCCACCGTGGCCAATGCGGCAGTTTATAACAAGAATCTTCTAAAGAGACAACTTCAGAGTGAAGGAACGCCACTGAGAAAAAACATGGGACTTGATGTTTATCTTTTTGCTCTCTTTAATGAAGACCTTAAACCAGGACCAACCTCTGAGAGAAACTATGGATTGTATCAGCCTGATGAGACCATGGCTTACAATGTAGGTTTATTATCATCATCACAATCATCTACTTCTTCAACTAATTCTATTGTTTCCCTCACTTCCTCTGCCTCTACG GATATAACGAGGGGAATGCAACGGTTGATATATTTTATGTGCATTTACATGTTGGCCATTCATATGCTAATTAGAAGACGGTACTAG